DNA sequence from the Coffea arabica cultivar ET-39 chromosome 11c, Coffea Arabica ET-39 HiFi, whole genome shotgun sequence genome:
TGGAAGAAAGACTTTTGTTGTTCATATTGTTGAGCACATTGTCAGGTTAATTCAAATGTGTCACCTTGATCCTTAAGTGAGTCTCCATCAATACGTAGTTCtcatttccaattttcttttaccaaagaagttcaataagtaggAAAAGTAAAAATAGGCTGTCCTAATAGCAGCATTCAAATACCCTTTCAGGTCAAAATCTGTTAATTTAACCTGATCGCCACCAAGAGTACCTGAAAAAATTGCAGCTCCATTCTCTGTGTACTCAAATTTTGCATCCATCCCTCCATCATATTTAGAAGCAATAACATCTTGGAAGTATGTCCCTTGACGAACTTCCCACCCTTCCAGTGAATCAGCAGACTTGAACTTTGCAATTAGAAGCTTGCTTTTGCTGCTTTTTCCTGCTCGTAGTTGAGCTAGTTCATTATTGTAGTCCTGTTTTGTGCCACACAACAACGAaatatattaattttagtttttagtagaATAAAACAATCACAGAATATGAACATGATGACTTGAAGTACCAGCCGCTTACTGTAATGCTTACAAGCATAACCTTACAAGTATTTAAGCAACTGCTTGATCATGCTCCAACTTTTTACATGAGCATTTTATTAAAGCAAGCACACATGCATGGAAATTCTGAGAAATTTTTCATGTTTGATAAAGAGTCTGTTGAGGGGGAGGATACCTGAAATGCCTTGGCAATATTGTAAACTCCTTCATTATCGACCCTGTTCAGATCCCCAGTGATTGAGGAACGAGCTGTAGCGCAAAAGATAATTTTGTTACAACCTTCTACAGCAGTCTTGAGGCTAGAAGGATCACCAACATCCCCTGTGACTATTTCAACAGAAGTTGGCAGCATATTCAGCACATCCTTATCAGCTTTCCGGACTAGAGCCTGGTGAAGAAGATTGGAAAGTTCGTGAATGAGATAAAGAGCATATCTAAAATTGAGAActtaaatgataaaaaatgcaaacaaacagATTAATAAGATTAATGCTTGAAACCACCCAGCAAGATGCCCGTCCATTTTCCTCTATGCATTACATGAACTAATTGAAAAGAATACCACCTTAACATTCTACTACTACTTATCAGCAGAAGGTTTAAATACAAAATAGCAATGAGACCTTGACAGTGTATCCCCTCAACATGAGCTTGCGGACAACTATGCGACCAACTCGACTGGTGGCACCAACGACAAGGACAGTGGTATTCTGAGCACCAGGAATGGCAAACTCACACATTGGACCACTCTCGCCAATAAGAAGACTCATCTCATCATTGGTGCGGGTGGTCCTAGAGATCTGTCCCAATCCAGAGAATTTACGCCACACCTCATCAAAGATCTGCCGTGAACGCCTGCCCAACCCAATTGGGTTAACATCATCCAGCGTCTTCATTACTGACACTGAGGAAGATGGCTCTTGCTGGGATACTTGTAACTCAGGGACATCCACTTTATCAACTTCCTTCGTATCTGTATTAATCaacttctttctcttcttcttcttcttcctctcatTCGTTATCTTTCCACTGTTAGATCCATCCCCACAAATAACCAACAGGCCAGAGCGTCTGTGAGCTGCAACATTCCAACTACCACACGTTGTTGCAGTTGAGTAGTAAAGAGAAAGGAGGCCTAGTTTGAATTGAGATGAAGTTCTGATTTCCTGTCTTGCACCGACGTCGATGCCAAACCAAAGAGTGCGAGCAGGTGCGAATGAGGAAGTAGCAACAGCAGCAGCACACATTTTGTCATAACACGTAAAACTTCTAACTTTGTGGCACCAGCAAAAGAGCCTAATCAATTTAACACGAAGAACTCAATCGGACAGTAATAACTACAGAGTAAAAGAAACTTAATTCAAGAAAAACTGCATCCCTAGGACAGGATCCAGTCATCTTTGTTAGGAATAGGATGTAATCTCTCTGCATATAATATACGTCCGAAGATGCCTCAATGGTTACATATCATTCAATACACGAAAAGCAGCTAGAATACTAATGCCAGCATGGAAAGAATAACGTAAAGATAGATTGCCTGTTTTGCAGACGAGGGAAATGAATAAAATGCTTGTAACTAGGTGAAGAACAAGCATTTGCATATTGTTGGATGGGTGATCATATCTATGGACACTAGACATGCTTTCTTTACACTAGTGTCTTTTCTCATGATCAAATGCAAATGTAATTGAGTGCACAAATTGGCAAGAAACTACAAGAACTGAGTCAGCAGAAGAGTATCTGATTCAAGGCGAAAATTGCACATTGATTGGATCAAAATTGGAGGAGCAAGCAACCGGCAGCAGCAACTTAAGGGACAATTGCAAATTCATGCACACAGAATGAATCagcataagaattttcacaacAATTATACTCCTTAAAGAACAAGAAGTATTCTAGTAACTCTCTATACTTAAAGAACTAAGGATAGGATGAATTGGTGAGGCCTTCGACAGCCATGATCATCATATAACTTTGCAAGCAGCAAATGCTCTACTACTACTATTCCGGCGAACCAACCTACCTGATTCAGCTTCTCCAACAGAGTGTATCAGCGTTGCGTTGGTATCTCCGGCGGTGGGAGGGGGATGACGTGGCAGCTGCTCAGCCAGGACGGAGGAGCTGGGAGGTCTGTCTGGTGAGTGAAGTGAATGACGGTGGAGGAGAACGAAAGACGGTCACTCAGCACAGGATgacgataaaaaaaaataaaaataaaaaaaaagttgggGCCCAGACTCTTTTGTTCAAGTGGGcagcggtttttttttttttttttaagcgaGGGAGGGTGAGGGGTGGGGGCCATATTGTGGTagtatttgtatttttttttttttttgacaaattggGTTGGATAATTGAAATTAATGGCCACCAACATTTGTGAATATTGAGAGTTTTTCAATTACTTTGTGACAATTTTTATTCTGGAGTTCTTTTGTAGGGATCATGGCTAGTACACATATACTTTCTTggtatttttattttgggttattatcactttatcatcttaatgttactttttagtcactttatctTCAAAACTAAAGGTCAAACTTAacgaaattttttaattaaaatgaaaagacatgtttagcccttaaaattattattaatttacccccataaactataacatcattatcaatttaccacttatagttattttttagacaatttatcctaccattaaaccaaagaagcaacttaaagaattttgaaaaaaaagtacCCTCatttttatataataaaaataataaaaaatttagagtgactCTTCTCCATTTTAGCACTCCTGTCAAGAAAAAAGTCAAAGTGTTAATCTTTTTTTCTTGGTAATCTTATtagcattgaaaaaaaaatagaaacatggagagggggaggggggagagggagagagaaagagctcaattctttttttttttttaaatacaaataagaaagaattaaatacttttattattttaaaattatttcacttttttgtttacCATTAAATTTCAATCTTAATCTCGACAATTTTAAAGTAATATAATAATgttacatttttctttattttctttctttgcaaaatctaattttctgtcttcttctttcctatctcctttttttctagtattaataagtgtaaaaaaagaaatttgaaaaaatccttttatttttatgtttttggatcccttaaagtgaaaaaaaagaaaaataaccgtcccaactttttattttaaattatatataaaaagggtaaaaaatttaaaaaattttgaccatactagttagattaaaGATGAGATAAAATGCTTAAAAATAATGTTAAAAATTAAAGcgattgtatcactataatttcaagggataaagtgataataataatatgataatgctatagaataaaggggtatttttgtccaaaatttcttaacatgttgagttgagTTACTTATAAGGgtgaagtgactaaaagatacgTTAAggggtaaactgatagtagtgatataatttaaggggataaagtgataataacccttttttttatgaaataatTTACTTAATCCCATGATGTCGGTGAATTTCTAGGAATATtgtcaaaattaaaaatattcagaAAATTGGTATTGTGTGGGGAGTGTTGCTGGATAAGGGGTCGTCGCAATTGAGATGTGAGGCTATTAATAAAaagatttttaatttttatttattttagtttcatttatttaaaaaaaaaaaaaaacgcttcACCGCTCATcgccaatgaattttcaatcaaaggttttgtCTTTATTTGCCGCCGCtcatcttgttttttttttttttggtcctttTTCCGAAGCACTCTTCCTAATACATGTACTAAAAGGCAGCGCGACCATATTTGCCCATGTCCATTATTGGTACGTTGTCATGTACTAGAACTATAGGGCATTAATTGTGCACGAGTGCTGAAGCCATGCATGCTGTGACATGCAAATACACGTAAAAGGGGAATAGGTTTGTCCAACTGTATAAAAAGGAATTTTTCTTGATAAGATTTAACAACTTGATAGTTATGGTGGTGAATAAGGAGagacatttctttttcttttttgtttccaaagataatattaaatgcttttctttttcttctaacAAAATTATTAAATAAACTAACCTTATCAATGATATATCGTTTCTTTACAAAGTGTTTGGATAGCACTACTATTATCTccaataatatttcgcttgcatcataaacacatttctcaatctacctttttatattcccaaccgcctttttatctcacatacattacatcacaaaaagtgctacagtaattattccaaataatatttcaaataataccctatccaaatAAATTTCTTTCCAATCCATCCCTCAAATTGTAATATTGCTTTCCTGAATCGTCGTCTTAATCAATCAGCTATCCTCAAAAATTTAGGAGAAATATAAGATGAAAGAAGAAGATGAGGTCCACCAGAAAGAGAAAAATCTaagaaaaatttgtgaaaacgatgaagaagaagatgagaaCCACAccagaaagagaaagaaagagaaagctcgtgaaggaattgagttttCTCAAGTGAATATacaaagaagagagaaaagttgAGCTTGTCCGTGAAGATGAGGCAGAATAGTTATTGTCGGCAAACAAATAATTGTAGTACTGCTTTGATTACAAATTGTTTTTTTGACTAAATACTGAACTTTGAttaatttagttttttaaaaaaaattagtgcaTGGCCGTTAGCATTTTTTATAAAGAAATAATAAGAGCGTCAATGACAACCATTGAATATGTTGGGTAGGCGGTATTGACGGTGGGAAAACTATTGCCGCAATCGAGATTTgcagttttattttaaaaatattcttttgcagtttaaaaaatttaatttttgcacaAATCAATCAATAATTGCCTTCTcactttaaaagaaaatattttggccGACAATCTGCGTCCGTTGATCACattgtgaaaaaaaataaaaaattttgattgcagcgtcaatttaaaaaaaaaatttttgacgcCGCAAATAGGAAAAGTCAAAAAGCTAACGGCATAGCGTCagctttttaaactatataaaaaaatgaatgcCTCCTATCCTAATTTGTCCGTATGAGGCAAATAATTTGCGGCCTCAAGTAGGAAAAGTCAAAAAACTGACGCTATGCCGTCagctttttaaactataaaaaaaatgaatgcctCCTGTCCTAATTTGTCCATAGTAGCCATTTGCCTCagctttttaaactattaaaaaaaaaaattgaattgtaTTAGCTGTAATCCTGCCATCCTGTCAAATCGTTGTCAGCCTTGTTGGTGTGGATaaggctgcaaacgagccgagtcgagtcgagttttgggctaatcgagccgaatcttgactaaattttaccaaactcgaactcgagttcgaactcgacgaGCCAGCAAATttaaagctcgagctcgagctcgaaaaaaataaaaaataattattttattttttaaaaaataaataaaatactatttttttcttaataaataataaaatattaaggatatatatgtaattttactattaaaataagaaaataaatatatatacttaaaataaaaaaaataaaaatatattatatatatatatatatatatatacactcggctcgcgagctaacgagtttaatattttgaactcgagttcgagctcgatttcAACTCGAGCCAGCTTGAGCTCGATATtgatcgagctcgactcgagcggctcgattcgtttgcagccttAAGTGTGGGCAAGCCTTTCGCCGCTCATCTGATGAGGGCGAAAGcttgggggaaaaaaaattcagagaAATTATACAAAACTATAGCAACCAAAATTAAATACAAATTAATTCTAATTTTATTGATAGCCGCTTACCTAAAATGCGGTGACCCTTAAATCAGAACCCCCTCCCGAATATCcccaattttctaaaatttttcaattttgacaATATTCTTAGAAATTCGCCCAAGATGTCTCATATCAAGGTTTTGGAATGGTGAGGCATTTTTCTTATAGTAGTTCAAGTTTTGGTATGGTGGAATGGAAGGAAGCATTTTATCTTTTACTAATTCAGTCTCATTCCAAATCCCCGAGTTTTATTTATGTTTCCCAATAATGAAAGTATTAGTCCCAATAATGAAGCCCTTTTacagtgaaaagtgaaaaccaaTTTCATCTTTTGAAATCGCCAGATATTCCATGCTTTGGAGTTGTGCTTCTTCTTCTAGTTCTagatataaaatttaaaaaaaaaaaaaaaaaaagagagagaagaagggTAGCAAATAAAGTTTCAGTCTATTTCAGGTCATATTCATGTCATCTTGTTTCAACTATTGCATTGAGCGTTAACATATTTGGcaactatatatatatcttcCTTGTAGAATCCAGAAGTTTCAAGTTTATAGCTTCTCTTTCAGCAAACTTCCATCAGGGCCAAAGCAATTTGCATGAACATATAGGAATTTCCACCGTATATCCAAAATCTTCATCAAGTGAACTAAATATAGTTGGATGAACATCACAAAATATTTCATACACAACAGGCTGAATGAGCAGTCAAACAGACATAGcatcctctcacatcaatgacATCATTGGAAATGAGAAATCCTACGAATCACAGACAAACTGGATGGCTTTCTTGTTTATTCTGGCTTCCGACATGTTATAATTGCGAATTTAATTAAACCTTTCTTATATCCTTTCATCATTAATGGCATAACCATTGCTCCTTTTATGGTCTTCCATCCTGGTGAATGAATAGGAAATGGAAACACAAGGAAAAGAATCTGATTATTTCACCAGAAATATCAGGAATTTGCAACTTATGCTAAAAAATGAAGCTT
Encoded proteins:
- the LOC113716833 gene encoding protein HIGH CHLOROPHYLL FLUORESCENCE PHENOTYPE 173, chloroplastic isoform X2; its protein translation is MCAAAVATSSFAPARTLWFGIDVGARQEIRTSSQFKLGLLSLYYSTATTCGSWNVAAHRRSGLLVICGDGSNSGKITNERKKKKKRKKLINTDTKEVDKVDVPELQVSQQEPSSSVSVMKTLDDVNPIGLGRRSRQIFDEVWRKFSGLGQISRTTRTNDEMSLLIGESGPMCEFAIPGAQNTTVLVVGATSRVGRIVVRKLMLRGYTVKALVRKADKDVLNMLPTSVEIVTGDVGDPSSLKTAVEGCNKIIFCATARSSITGDLNRVDNEGVYNIAKAFQDYNNELAQLRAGKSSKSKLLIAKFKSADSLEGWEVRQGTYFQDVIASKYDGGMDAKFEYTENGAAIFSGYVFTRGGYVELVKKLSLPLGSTLDRYEGLVLSVGGNGRSYVLILEAGPSADTTQSKIYFARISTKAGFCRVRVPFSSFRPAKPDDPPLDPFLVHTLIIRFEPRRQKPVESPNGVKQDLRSFELILEYIKALPTGQETDFVLVSCTGSGIEPNRREQVLRAKKAGEDSLRRSGLGYTIIRPGPLMEEPGGQRALIFDQGNRISQGISCADVADICVKALHDSTARNKSFDVCYEYVAEPGKQLYELVAHLPDKANNYLTPALSVLEKNT
- the LOC113716833 gene encoding protein HIGH CHLOROPHYLL FLUORESCENCE PHENOTYPE 173, chloroplastic isoform X1, coding for MCAAAVATSSFAPARTLWFGIDVGARQEIRTSSQFKLGLLSLYYSTATTCGSWNVAAHRRSGLLVICGDGSNSGKITNERKKKKKRKKLINTDTKEVDKVDVPELQVSQQEPSSSVSVMKTLDDVNPIGLGRRSRQIFDEVWRKFSGLGQISRTTRTNDEMSLLIGESGPMCEFAIPGAQNTTVLVVGATSRVGRIVVRKLMLRGYTVKALVRKADKDVLNMLPTSVEIVTGDVGDPSSLKTAVEGCNKIIFCATARSSITGDLNRVDNEGVYNIAKAFQDYNNELAQLRAGKSSKSKLLIAKFKSADSLEGWEVRQGTYFQDVIASKYDGGMDAKFEYTENGAAIFSGYVFTRGGYVELVKKLSLPLGSTLDRYEGLVLSVGGNGRSYVLILEAGPSADTTQSKIYFARISTKAGFCRVRVPFSSFRPAKPDDPPLDPFLVHTLIIRFEPRRQQKPVESPNGVKQDLRSFELILEYIKALPTGQETDFVLVSCTGSGIEPNRREQVLRAKKAGEDSLRRSGLGYTIIRPGPLMEEPGGQRALIFDQGNRISQGISCADVADICVKALHDSTARNKSFDVCYEYVAEPGKQLYELVAHLPDKANNYLTPALSVLEKNT